In Bacteroidota bacterium, the sequence AGGATGATGGCGCGCAGATCGTCGGCTGAAAGCGGCTCATCGCTCGCAAACAGCAAGGCTTCGACAACCGGGGCCAGCGATTCGGCCGATTGATAATCGAGTCGCATACTATAATTCGAGTGTCAGTGCGAGAAAGGCGAAGCCCGACGAAGCAATCCATTTGGGTTGGGCCAGTGTGGCCCGAGATTGCCTCGCTCCACTTCGTTTGGCTCGCAATGACGTACTCAAGAGTTAGGGTTTAAATAGAATAATGTCGTCAAACACATCGTGCTGCCGGATCGCAATTTCACGCGTGCGGACAAGATCGAGTATCGAAACGAACGTCACTGCGATCCAAAGCCGCGCAGCCGGCGTGAATTCCTCTGTGTTGCTTTCGGGCAGCACGGTCAAAAACAATTCGCTGAAACTGAGTTCGCCACGCGCGGCAAGGCTGGCAAGGATCAATTCCGATTGCTCCTCGACGGTCAGCGGCACCATCTCGACATCATGCGTCCGCTTGATGCGCGGCGCGCGTTCCATGGCGCGGCGCAATGCCGTCATCAGATGGAAGATCGTCACATTCTTGAGCAGATTCTCTTCCTCGGCCGGTGCCGTCCGATCGTCACGCTCGAAATACTGCCGGAAATGGACTTTGCGCTGCTCCTCGCTCATGGTCGATAGCTCCTCGGCCATCTCCTTGAAGCGGCGGTATTCGATGAGGCGGCGGACTAGGTCGGTCCGTGGATCGTCTTCCTCCGCGCCATCGACGCGCTCCTCGCGCGGCAGCAGCATCCGGGCTTTGATCTGGCAAAGCTCGGCGGCCATCACGATAAACTCGCCGGCGACCTCCAGATCAAGGGCGGTCATGAGTTTCAGATAACTCAGAAACTCCTCGGTAATCCGGGTAATCGGGATATTATGGATGTCCAGTTCGTCCCGCTTGATGAAAAACAGGAGCAGGTCGAGCGGCCCCTCGAACTCGTGCAGCCGTACCTTATATGGCCCAGTTATGCCATAGGGCGCTGGGGGAGCGATTCGGGTCGGGGCTAAGGCTTCGGATTCCATGGTCACCCCCTCTAAGCGCGAAGAGGGCGAATTAGATTCAGGAATATTGCGAACATGAAAGTTTTTGTCCGAAGGATGCTCTGGAGCCTGCATTTATGGTGTCTCTGACACAATTGTTGTATTTTTGCAAGTTCGTTGACGCCCCCTGGGCTCGCGCAACACTCTTTCTTTTGACAAATCGTATGACTGCTCTTCGCCCGCCACAGATTCCCCTTCGAGATTTCTTCCGGAATCCGGAGAAAACCGCCTA encodes:
- a CDS encoding segregation/condensation protein A; translated protein: MESEALAPTRIAPPAPYGITGPYKVRLHEFEGPLDLLLFFIKRDELDIHNIPITRITEEFLSYLKLMTALDLEVAGEFIVMAAELCQIKARMLLPREERVDGAEEDDPRTDLVRRLIEYRRFKEMAEELSTMSEEQRKVHFRQYFERDDRTAPAEEENLLKNVTIFHLMTALRRAMERAPRIKRTHDVEMVPLTVEEQSELILASLAARGELSFSELFLTVLPESNTEEFTPAARLWIAVTFVSILDLVRTREIAIRQHDVFDDIILFKP